A genomic region of Anopheles coustani chromosome 3, idAnoCousDA_361_x.2, whole genome shotgun sequence contains the following coding sequences:
- the LOC131272891 gene encoding uncharacterized protein LOC131272891, with protein sequence MMLPVFHQLYDLIMWHYSSLLEETFDICSIAPNLQRISMDCHTENALKVFKHFSHQLKSVKASFKQVDLVASFCKMSFPELLEIEVAFCYSDEFIVSSSNCAFIAGSKRLQRATIKYAKAELFVNILVEHCRDITFLHICSDELENQCLNGLANLTKLTILELEGELECNVFEECQPISSLQELHFVWTFEAIDVEEYCVGYNILEFLKGLPTVMPNLSKLCISECLNDAWLQFIFNNMLSLKCLELNGGWISGGGVHLDTLPHLIELRLNKVSNCDRFFQSFPSTKVRTLSIFFCHLDEDALLSIPAFFPSLRMLHLVCRNARSSEWIEKLRSLMPLCTVIVGNETSKLVRHYY encoded by the exons ATGATGCTGCCAGTGTTCCACCAGCTGTATGATCTTATAATGTGGCATTATTCGTCATTGCTCGAGGAAACGTTTGATATCTGCAGCATCGCTCCTAATCTTCAGAGAATCAGTATGGACTGTCATACAGAAAACGCTCTTAAAGTGTTCAAACACTTTAGTCATCAACTGAAATCGGTTAAAGCATCCTTTAAACAAGTTGACTTAGTTGCTTCGTTTTGTAAGATGAGTTTTCCGGAGCTACTAGAAATCGAGGTTGCTTTCTGTTACTCGGACGAGTTCATTGTCTCGAGCTCGAATTGCGCATTCATTGCTGGATCAAAACGTCTTCAACGTGCTACGATAAAATATGCTAAAGCTGAACTGTTCGTGAACATTTTGGTGGAACATTGTCGGGACATTACATTTCTTCATATCTGTTCGGACGAGCTAGAAAATCAATGTTTAAATGGATTAGCAAACCTTACCAAGTTGACA ATCCTTGAATTGGAGGGGGAGCTAGAATGTAACGTATTTGAAGAATGCCAACCAATTTCCTCTTTACAAGAACTTCATTTCGTATGGACATTTGAAGCAATAGATGTTGAGGAATACTGTGTGGGATATAATATTTTGGAGTTCCTCAAAGGATTACCTACGGTGATGCCAAACCTGAGCAAACTATGTATATCGGAGTGTTTAAATGATGCCTGGCTTCAATTTATCTTCAATAACATGTTATCCCTCAAATGTCTGGAGCTAAACGGTGGTTGG ATTTCTGGGGGCGGCGTACATTTGGATACTTTGCCTCATCTAATTGAGTTGAGGTTGAATAAAGTGTCTAATTGTGATCgtttttttcaaagttttccatCTACCAAAGTTAGAACACTCTCGATCTTCTTCTGTCATCTG GATGAGGATGCCCTCTTGTCAATTCCAGCGTTCTTTCCGTCACTCCGAATGCTTCACTTGGTGTGTCGCAATGCTCGATCATCGGAGTGGATTGAAAAACTACGCTCCCTAATGCCATTGTGCACAGTAATTGTAGGCAACGAAACCTCAAAACTTGTTCGTCATTATTATTAG